In Ovis aries strain OAR_USU_Benz2616 breed Rambouillet chromosome 14, ARS-UI_Ramb_v3.0, whole genome shotgun sequence, a single genomic region encodes these proteins:
- the C14H16orf46 gene encoding uncharacterized protein C16orf46 homolog, producing MDFGHKNETEIENSENYEIQSTEETELIYTCPDERSEKNHVGCLLNISDVTLEQDKTAEEFVIGTGWEEAVRGWGQISPTACIWPRKKLKKARVGESASSCLLCVNLSHGSLEARLHSEVGKLESGASAPAPAEAGPEKDGGSLSQTPGTPPGPTTTSREVNKICFPTYSQGEKKSLQIKEFIWCLEDWATPETVRGKDPRRPWRGTDRILPSSDSLTSKALLVLPPLKSSPPDGLDVLGKKTKNFFLRPEEKGLSVEKDECVAYAYGVKAVDGAGEKQPTELARHHKVKDMQPFLTPVARMPLLAEPEPCCLHWSLLPEKNLLCPPCYLATFQLLQKQGARNYKARLKAREPRPPMKTPKRVLTEAKQENRPQMLETKVFSRPLLPSLTVSRVVIPISTHRLL from the exons ATGGATTTCGGTCACAAAAAtgagactgaaattgaaaatagTGAAAATTATGAAATTCAAAGCACAGAAGAAACTGAATTAATCTATACTTGTCCAgatgaaagaagtgaaaagaatCATGTTGGTTGTCTTCTCAATATCAGTGACGTTACACTTGAACAAGATAAAACAGCCGAAGAGTTTGTCATTGGAACTGGATGGGAAGAAGCA GTCCGAGGCTGGGGGCAGATATCTCCAACTGCCTGCATCTGGCCCAGGAAGAAGCTtaagaaggcgagggtgggagaAAGTGCCAGCAGCTGCTTACTCTGTGTCAATCTCTCCCATGGGAGCCTGGAGGCCAGGCTTCATTCGGAGGTGGGGAAGTTGGAGTCTGGGGCttcagctccagctccagctgaGGCAGGCCCAGAGAAGGATGGAGGCAGCCTCTCCCAGACGCCGGGCACCCCCCCAGGCCCCACTACAACCTCCAGGGAAGTTAACAAAATCTGCTTTCCCACCTACAgtcagggagagaagaaaagtcTGCAAATAAAGGAGTTCATTTGGTGCCTGGAAGACTGGGCCACCCCGGAGACTGTTAGGGGCAAGGACCCCAGAAGGCCCTGGAGAGGCACTGACAGAATTCTCCCCTCCTCAGACTCCCTGACTTCCAAAGCCCTTTTAGTCCTCCCTCCCTTGAAGTCTTCGCCCCCAGATGGCTTGGATGTTCTGGGTAAGAAGACTAAGAACTTTTTCTTGCGGCCAGAAGAGAAGGGGCTGAGTGTGGAAAAGGATGAGTGTGTGGCTTATGCCTATGGAGTGAAAGCCGTTGACGGGGCAGGCGAAAAGCAGCCCACTGAGCTGGCCAGGCACCACAAAGTCAAGGACATGCAGCCTTTCCTCACTCCGGTGGCCCGGATGCCCCTGCTGGCCGAGCCTGAGCCCTGCTGCCTGCACTGGTCCCTCCTGCCTGAGAAAAACCTGCTGTGCCCTCCCTGCTATCTTGCCACCTTCCAGCTTTTGCAGAAACAAGGAGCGAGGAACTACAAAGCCAGACTCAAAGCCAGGGAGCCCAGGCCTCCCATGAAAACCCCAAAGCGCGTCCTCACAGAGGCCAAGCAGGAAAACAGGCCCCAAATGTTGGAGACCAAAGTGTTCTCAAGACCTCTCTTGCCGTCCCTCACAGTGAGCAGAGTTGTTATTCCCATTTCCACTCACAGACTCCTTTGA
- the GCSH gene encoding glycine cleavage system H protein, mitochondrial: MALRAVRSVRAAVGSLRSISAPSAPCSLRPWGLRAGAVRALRTGPALLSVRKFTEKHEWVTTENGVGTVGISNFAQEALGDVVYCSLPEVGTKLNKQEEFGALESVKAASELYSPLSGEVTEINKALAENPGLVNKSCYEDGWLIKMTFSNPSELDELMSEEAYEKYIKSIEE, encoded by the exons ATGGCGCTGCGCGCGGTGCGGAGCGTGCGGGCCGCGGTCGGCAGCCTGCGCTCTATCTCGGCACCCAGCGCGCCCTGCTCGCTGCGGCCCTGGGGACTGCGAGCGGGTGCCGTCCGGGCGCTGCGCACCGGCCCTGCTCTGCTGTCGG TGCGGAAATTCACAGAAAAACACGAATGGGTAACAACAGAAAATGGTGTTGGAACAGTGGGAATCAGCAATTTTGCACAG gaagcttTGGGAGATGTTGTTTACTGTAGTCTGCCTGAAGTTGGGACAAAGTTGAACAAACAAG AGGAGTTTGGTGCTTTGGAAAGTGTGAAAGCTGCTAGTGAACTCTATTCTCCTCTATCAGGAGAAGTAACTGAAATTAATAAAGCTCTAGCAGAAAATCCAGGACTTGTCAACAAGTCGTGTTATGAAGATG GTTGGCTGATCAAGATGACATTCAGTAACCCTTCAGAACTAGATGAACTAATGAGTGAAGAAGCATATGAGAAATACATAAAATCTATTGAGGAGTGA